In Pseudothermotoga sp., the genomic window TGATATCCATAACAACTTCCATTGAGTCGTATTCTGCTTCCCAGTCTTCCACATCTGGTCTTACACCACGCTGCACGTTGTACGCTAAACCAACTTTCGTAAAGACCACCTCCGAAGGAATATCTTCAGTTACATTATCACGCAAAATGACGTAACGGAGTTTTTCAGAACTGGAATGATCTGTTGACTTTTTGTAGAAGAATGATCGATGATGCTCTTTCGAAAATCCCTATGAACCAGCTCCCATAAAAAACTTCACACACATTTAGTTGACATACGATTCTGTAGTGTGTATAATGACGTGGCGCGAAAACTTATGGTAGATTATAAGGAGAAACTCCCGTCTTGCCAAACAGTGGATGGTAAGACCGGAAGGCCGAGGGAGGAGGTAAATGGATGAGGATCTATGAAACCATGTTCATCATCGATCCACGGTTGAGTGAACAGGAACGTGAGACTTTCGTGGAAAAGGTCAAGAACGTGATCAACGAGCGTGTGGCAGGCAAAATCAGAGAAATGAACAGGTGGGGTTTAAGAAAACTCGCTTACCCCATCACGCACCAAACGGAAGGAGACTACACGGTAATAATCTTCAGCGCGGAACCATCGAATGTGAACAAACTCGAAGAATTTTACCGTGTGACACCCCAAATCATTCGTTGGCAAACTTTCAGAAGAGAAGATCTCGAGAAGAAAGAAAAGAAGGAATTACAGCCTAGTTCAGCTGAGCAGAAGGAGTAATACGTCGTGCCGTATTACAACAAGGTGATCTTGGTTGGTCGGCTCACGAGGGATCCAGAGACACGTATGACTACCACAGGTTCGGCTGTGACTTCCTTTGTGCTCGCCGTTGATAGACCGACGAGATCTTCTGATAGTCAAAGAGTTACCGATTTCATCAGAATAGTGGCATTCAACAAATTGGCGGATTTTGCCAGATTGTATTTGAAAAAAGGCCAATTGGTCTTGATCGAAGGTGAACTGAGGATAAACAAATGGCAGTCTCGCGATGGAACAAACATGACAACACCTGAAATATGGGCAAGAGATATCAGGTTCATGGAGAAAAAATCTGTCACTCCGGAAGAAGTTGTTGAAGAAGGGATCGAAAGAACTATTGAAGAGCCCATCGTGAATCCAGACGAAATGTTCGGCTTGGAGGACCAAACAGATAGTGAGGACGACGATAAACCACCCTTTTGAGGAGGTGTCGGTGTGGAACAACAAAAGAGAAGGAGAAAAAAGAAGGTCAAAAGGTGTAAGCTTTGTGAGATGGGAGTCGAATATGTCGATTACAAAGATATCAGATTGCTCAGCGAATTTTTGAATGAAAAGGCAAAAATCATACCGAAACGTGTGAACGGTAATTGTGCGAAACACCAAAGAATGGTGAAAGTTGCCATAAAGCGCGCTAGGCACATGGCACTTTTGCCCTACATCAAGATGTGAATCTTCAAAATTTTTTAGAAATTCGTTGGAGGGACTTCGTGTCCCTCCGCTCGTTTTTAGGGGAGGGACAGATATGAAGAAACTTGCCGTGGTTGCGATTGGTGGAAACGCTGTGAACAGACCTGGAGAGAAACCAACCGCAGAAAACATGTTCAGCGCGATCGAAGAGGCCATGAGCTATTTGGTTGAAATGTTGGACGAGTACGACATCGTCATCACTCACGGTAACGGTCCACAAGTAGGTAACATACTGATTCAACAGGAGATGGCTAAGGATTTGATACCACCTTTCCCAATAGATGTCAACGACGCTCAAACCCAGGGTAGCCTTGGTTACATGATCGTTCAATCCTTGAGGAACCAGCTGGAGAAAAAACAAATCAAAAGAGAAGTTGCAGCTATCATAACACAGATAATCGTTGACAGGAACGATGAAGCATTTAAGAAACCCTCAAAACCTATCGGACCGTTTTACACAGAAGAAGAAGCAAGAAAGTTGATGAACGAAAAAGGCTGGATCATGAAAGAAGACGCAGGTAGAGGGTGGCGGAGAGTCGTTCCTTCACCGAAGCCGCTGGACATAGTTGAGAAAGAAATCATAAAAATGCTTTTGAGAAATGATGTGATAGTTGTCGCGGCAGGTGGTGGTGGTATTCCTGTGATCAGAGACAACGGTTCACTCAAAGGCGTAGAGGCTGTCATAGACAAAGATAGAGCCAGTGCCTTATTGGCGATAGAAATTGACGCTCAAGAGTTGATCATTCTCACTGGTGTTGAAAAAGTGGCGTTGAATTATGGAAAACCCAACCAAGTGTTATTGGACACTTTGACAGTTCAAGAAGCTGAAAAATATCTCAAAGAAGGACACTTCCCAGCAGGAAGTATGGGACCGAAGATAGAGGCTGCAATAGATTTTGTCACAGCAACAAAAAGAACCTGCTTGATAACGGATATGAAAAAACTGAAGGAAGCTCTGATTGGTCTGACTGGAACGAAAGTGGTCTATGGTTGAAAGGTCTTCTCAAAGAAGATTATCTGTGGTATATTAATGAAGGAGCGGTGGGTGCGTAGCTCAGAGGAAGAGCGTCTGCCTTACGAGCAGAAGGTCGTAGGTTCGAGTCCTGCCGCACCCACCAAAAGAAGTGGCCAGGTAGCTCAGTTGGTAGAGCACTGGACTGAAAATCCAGGTGTCGGCGGTTCGATTCCGCCCCTGGCCACCAAGAGTTTTTCTAGACATTCGTTATTGACAACAAAAAGCCCGGCGTTGAAGCCGGGCTTTTTGATTCAAACTTTGTTCATTGCTTCAATACTTCAGCCCAAGTTGTGACTGGCCAAGTGGTCTTGAAGAGTTCTTCAACTGCTGGTGCTGCTAGATCCCTGATCGATTTTAATGCTGTTTCATCGAGTTGAATCAGCTTCATGCCTTTTTCCTGCAAGAATTTGATGATATCTCCCTCACTCGCTTTCAATTTTTCTGTAGCCCAGGTGCACACTTCATCCATGATTTGATGTACGAGCTTCTTTTCTTCAGCAGTTAATCTGTCGTAGGCAGCTTTATTCATTGTGATCCAACCGACACCACATTGATGGTTCGTTATGATCAAATAGGATTGAACTTCGTAGAGTTTGAACGAAGAAATCTGTGTGACATCACCTTCGGAAGCTTCCGCTCTTCCTTCTTTGAGGGCTTGATAGAGCTCCGTCAATGGCACAGGTACAGCCGTCGCACCGATGGCTTCCCAGATCTTGACCCACGTTGGAACCACTGGCAGTCTGAGCTTCAATCCTTTAATGTCCTCAGGACCACGTATTGGCTTGTTCGCTGTCATTTGCCTGTAACCACGATAGACCGTCCCCAAACAGACCATGTTTCCTTTCTCAGCTATCAGCGCCTTAGCTTTTTCACCGATGGGACCATTCCAAACTCTCAAGAAATGTTCATAATCTCTGATCACAAACGGTGCATTAACGAAGAAATACTGTGGAGCGAAAACTTCTACTGGACGACCACCTGTGAACTGCATATCCACGATGCCCTTGGAACACTGATTGTTAGCTTCTTCTTCTGAAACCTTCCCGATCTGTAGCTCCACCAAAATCGTACCATTCGTCGCTGCTTCGATCTTTTCCTTGAATCTCTTCATGGCCTCTGCCAAGATGTGTCCTTCTTGGAAAGGCGTCGTCGCCTTCAAAACAATTTGAAATCCGAACAATCCCGTGACGATAACCAAAACCAGTGCCAATGCAAAAAATTTCCTCACAGCCAACACCCCCTATCAGAAATTTGAAGATTCTCCCTTGCGATACACCTCTCACATCATTCAATGAAAATCTTCTTGCCAAGCTCTGCCGAAACATAAGCCGCATACATCACCAACATCGTTTCTTTTGCAAGTTGGAAACCACTCAAAACATCTTTACCCTCCAGAACAGCACATGCAAAGTCTTTCATTTCCTGTGGATAACCCCTCGTCCAGAACTCGTCTGGCGAAGGAAAAGTGTAACCAGCTTTGGTCTCGAGCTTTTCGCTGATGTACTCATCACCCCAAACATTTTCATTCGGTGCGAAAGCCACCATAGAATTGTTGGGTGTAATGTTGGCGATTATCATACCTTTGGAACCAAAAAGTTCTATTCTGTTTTTCACACCCCCCAGACTCACATCGGTCGAAAAAACCACCGACCTAGAACCATCCTCGAACTCAAGAACAACAACTGACCAATCCTCGACATCGTGCCAGGAACTAACCACGTAACAAGGTTTCCCCTGCAGCGTTTTCATCTTGGTCACATTGCCGACGCTCGCCAGCACCGCCACTGGTTTTATAGGCTTGCCGTCCCTCATGAAGCCTTCATAATGTTTCAAATGAATCACAGTAGCGATTGGGTGCGAACCCAGGCGCATTAAACTTCCCCCACCGGAGGTTTTCCATCTTCGTGAGTAAGCCGCTTGAGAACCTGAATGGCTACACTCAGCGCGCAACTCGAACACAACCATGTCGGAGACCTTCATCATCCGCTTCATTTTTTCAACGGCCGGTGCATATACCCAATTTTCGGCATACATGAACTTGCTACCAGATTTGTTGATTTTTTCCTCCAACAGACTGATCTTCTCTTTCACTTTTTCGAACATGTGCGCCTTTGACAGCAAACCAACATCTTCAACGCCTGGTTTATCCTCTCCGAAATAGCCTGTCAATGGTTTTTCGCAAATGATATGCTTATGATTATCAGCAGCACAGATTATCACGGCATCATGCAAGTTCGTCGGTGTGCAAACATCAACAACATCGATCTCCGAGCTCGCACAAAGTTGTTCGAAATTGTCAAATACACGGGGTATTCCATACTCTCTAGCGAACCTCTCAGCGTTTTCTCTGTGCCCAGAGCATACTCCGACTACGTCGACGATTTGATGATTTTCCCGGAAGGCAGCCATATGTATTTTGGCTATGAAACCAGCTCCTACGATTCCGATTCGAACCTTTTTCACGCGTATAACCCCCTCACAGAATGAGCATGCCTGGTCTAATGAAGTGAACACCATTCACTTTCAGTTCTAATCTTGGAAAAACGAATGGTTTGGTGATCATCAGCAGGCCAGATTCAGTGACGATGAAACCATCTTCAGATTTAGTACCACTGATCGTGGGATTCCAACAAAACGCTTGATTCTTTCTCACGATCTGCTGACAATCCGGTGTGACTCTGATGTCTCTCGCGTAGTACCCCATTGGTCCACCTTGATGGTGCAACTTCCACTCATCGTGATAACCACGTTTTTTGTATTCTTCTATCGCTGCAAGCACAGGTAGATTCATCTTCTCTCCGATCTTCGTTCGAGATATCATGATACATTCGATCTCAACGTTCTCTTCATACTGTTTCATCAATTGTTTTGGTGGTTCACCGAAGTGAACCATGCGTGTCACCGTGGTGATCAAACCTTTGTATCTCGCATTGACGGAAACCATGACCAATCTTTCTACCTTCTTCATAGTCGGTATAGGATGTCTATAGAGCCTCGCTCGGTCGTCTGCAGCAACCATGAACCCTGTAGGATCTATCCTGTACTTCCAAAGTTCTGCACTGATTCTACCCGCTATTTCTGCCTCGACATCGCCTGGTTTTGTGAACAAAAGAACACTTTCCAAAGCCCTAGAAAGCTTTTCACCGAGGTACAAGTACCGTTCGATCTCTGACTCAGTCAATTCGTATCTGAGTTCATTGAATTCACCTTCAACATGAATCAAACCCGGTATAGGGCTGTCACACCCAACTTTTTCTCCGGCGATCTTCTTGACGATCTCAAGCTCTCTGTTCTCGTACCACTCATGGGAAACAACTTCAAAACCCAATCCGTCTATTTCCTCATCCTTCATTCTCGGAGCTTCAATCTTGTTGGCGATCAAGTAACAATTATCCTTAGTCACGAGCACTGAGGTCACACCCATCTCGGTTGCAATGCCAACCATGTTGAGACCACCAGCTGTGATCCAAGAAAAATTCGGTTGCTTTTTAATCAGCATTCCAGATAAACCTTTTCCGTCCATGAACTTTCTGACGCGTTCAAGCTTGATCTTCACTTCTTCAAGCCTAGTCATGATTTCACGGTCCCCCTCTTCGAAGTCCGATAGATTCCAATTAGAGAGAACGCGACTGAAGCTATTGCAGCCAGCAAAAGTGCGAGCGAAATAGGTCTTCTAAGCAAAATAGTCCAGTCATTTTTAGCGATCAACAGGGTTCTGTTGAGATTTTGCTCGGCCATGGGACCAAGGATGAGGCCGAGTACCAACGGCGGCATGGGAAAGCCAGCTTTCCTCATGAGGTAACCTAACACACCGAAACACAATGCGACTCCAACATCGTATATGCTGTTTCTCAGGGAGAAAGATCCTATGATGCACAAGACTAGAACTATGGGCATGAGTATCTCGTCTTTGATTTTCAGGATATTAGGTGCTAACAAAATTGAGATGAACCCAACAAGGAGCATCATGAACTGAATGATGAACCATCCTGCAAAGAAAGAGTACACAACCTTTGGTTGTTGGGTGAACATGAGTGGACCAGGGCGAACACCAATGAGCACAAAAGCACCGAGCATCACTGCGGTGACAGCGTCGCCAGGTACTCCGAGTGACAGCGTGGGAACCATGGCTCCCCCAGTGACCGCATTGTTGGCTGTTTCACAAACCGCGACACCTTCGAGTGCACCTTGACCGAACTTTTCCTTATTCTTAGACCATCTTCTCAACTCATTGTAAGCTAGGAAGGTTGCAATCGTACCACCAGTGCCAGGTAGAACGCCTATCAGAGTGCCAATGATGATACCCACAATCATTGGAACAATCAAACTTTTCAATTCATCCAGTGTGAGAAATAGGTTACCTAATGAAGTCGTGATGGGAACTTGTTCGCTCTTTTTTTCAAGCCTATCTAAAACTTCAGAAACTGCAAAGACGCCTATCATGACCGGTAGGAAGTCAAAACCGTTGGCGAGCAAATCTATACCTAGTGTCAATCGCTGTGAACCAGTGATGTTGTCTATTCCTATGAGTGAAAGCAGAAGACCTATAAGACCTGCGATCAAACCTTTGACTAGATCCTTTCCTGACACACTCGCGATTATGGTTAAGCCAAAGACTGCGAGTGAAAAGTACTCCGGTGGTCCGAATCTCAGAGCAAACTTAGCCAGCAGCGGAGCCAAAAGAACCATGCATATTCCACTCGCAAGTCCTCCCACCACAGAGCCTATCAATGCGGCAGAAATTGCTTTACCTGCTTTACCCTGTCTAGCCAACGGATAACCATCTATTGCCGTTGCTGCTGCAGAAGGTGTGCCGGGTGTTTTCAACAGAATAGCTGAGATTGAGCCACCAAACATTGAAGCACAGTACATACCCGTGAGAAGTAATAGAGCGGTTTCTGGTTTCATATAGTAGGTGAAAGGAAGTAGTAGAATGATACCCATAGAAGATGTCACACCGGGGAGTGCTCCAACAACGATGCCACTCGCAACACCTATCAACATTATCAAAAGATTTGATGGTTGAACAGCTATTTTCAATCCTTCTACCCAATAATTGATCATCTTACACACCTCACGGGGAAAACCTCGGTAGTGGTACTTTGAAAACTGTAGTGAACACGTAGTAAAGAACTAAAGACGTCACAACGCTCAACACAGCATTCGTTATGTACCTCCTGGAACCAAAGAGATACATCGAGAAAAACAGGAAAAGCGATGTTAAGATCAAAAAGCCAAGTTTTCTGAGTAGATAGGCATACAAAGTGAACAAAACAACACAACCCAGAAGGCTCAAAACGAAAGAACGACTAATTTTAATGGTACGTTCATCCTTCCTTTTTGCAAAAAGAGTTTTCACGATCAAGACGATGGCACAAAGAATCAAACACACCGTGACCAATCTTGGAAAGCCTGCTGAACCGAGTCCCAATCGGGGCTTTTTCATGCCAATCGTGTTCAGAAAAAAGGTCAAACCAACGACTAAGAAAATCAAACCTGAAGCCAAATCGATTTTTTTAGACATATCAACTCACCTGAAAACCCCGCCCCTTGAACAGGGCGGGGAAGTTTCTCATTTTCCGTATTTCTCTCCAACCTTCTTTGTTTTCATGAGCATCTCCCAGAAAGCGTTCTGTTCTCTAACGAACTTTGTGTAGCTGACAGTATCCATGTAATGAAGGATGTTACCCATTTCTTTAACTTTGGCCAAGAACTCAGAATCGTTCATACACTTATAGAAAATATCATGCAATGCTTGTACTATCTCGGGTGGAGTTCCCTTCTGTACTGCCACACCTCTCCACATTCCCAGCGTGAAGTTATAACCAAGTTCCTTCGCAGTCGGTACATCTGGAAAGATGCTCAACCTTTGCGTTCCAAGCACAGCCAAAACTCTGAGTTGACCAGCTTGAACTTGTGGTACCCCTTCTGGGGCAGCTGCCATCACTGAATCTATATGGCCAGCCACAAGGTCAGTGATTGCAGGCGCACCACCATTGTAAGGTACATGAATAAATTTCACACCTACGAAATCTTCGAAAGCTAGAGCCACCAGATGGTTACCACCGCCAGCACCACCGTTACCCATCGTGATGGTTTCAGGTTTCTTGCGTGCCGCATTCAAAAGATCCTCAAGTGTTTTGTAGGGCGAGTTCGCATTGACAAGGATATAACTAGGATCGTTCACTATGTTGATCACTGGTATGAAGTCATCCACAGTGAACTTCACTTCGCTCCAGTGGATCCTCGTAATGATCGGGGTAGCTAAGGAAAGCAAGGTATAACCGTCTGGTTGTGCTTTGAGGAATTCCATCGTTCCAGTCACAGCACCCGCACTAGGTATGTTGTTGACAATCAGAGGATGACCATTTGCATATTTTGGAAATACTGAAGCGATCGCTCTGAAGAGTAAATCCGTTGCACCACCAGCGGACCAAGGTACAATGATAGTCACAGGTCTTGTGGGAAAATTGACTTGTGAGAACGCAAGAACGCTAAAAAGGACCATTACCAGTAACATCTTCAGTTTCATACGAACACCTCCTCACCTTCGAGTATGAATATTTTTTCCAAACCTTGCTATCTACTTGATGAACCCAGTGATACTTACCAGTCACATAGAAAAAGTTTTTTCTGATTTTTTTCGTAAATGGACTTCCAAAACTTGTCAAAAAAATTTTATCCCGTAAAACCAGAAAACGTGCATGTAATGTGATTACAAGATAGTTTCGTGTAGTTTACACAAAAGAGAAACAAAGATTGATTGAAGACAAATCACTTTGTTCTGTAGAGCCTGTCTCCGGCGTCGCCCAACCCAGGCAGGATATAACCATGATCGTTCAGTTGTCTGTCAAGTGAAGCTGCGTAGATAGCCACATCTGGATGATGATTCTCGATCACCTGTACTCCTTCAGGTGCAGCTATGAGACAGACCACGACAATGTTCCTTGCACCTCGTTCTTTCAATATGTCCACAGAATGTAATGCTGAGAATCCTGTCGCGAGCATAGGGTCTAGAAGAAAAATGACACTCTTGTCATCTATTTTCGGTAACTTGCAGTAATACTGAACGGGCCTAAGGGTTTCTGGATCTCTGTAGATTCCGATATGACCAACCGATGCGTTCGGCATTAACTCCAGGATGCTGTCCACCATTCCAAGACCTGCCCTGAGTATCGGTACCACAACCATTTTTTTGTCCTCGATCGCATAGCCTTTCGTTTTTTCCAAAGGCGTTTCGACTTCGATCTCCAACGTTTCTATGTTCCTAGTAGCCTCGTAAGCCAATAAAAAGGTTATTTCTCTGAGAAGCTCTCTGAACTCTTTTGGACCTGTTGCTTTACTCCTCATGATCGTAAGCTTATGTTTTATGAGTGGATGCTCCACTACATGAAACATAGTTTAAACCCTCCCAAGGACAAAATAAAAGGGAGCATTCAGCTCCCTTGTACCGGTCCAAAATCTTTCAATGGCCATATACGCAATATAGGTTTTCCGATGAGGTGGTCTTTTGGCACGAAACCGAAATAGCGACTGTCAAAACTGTCATTGCTGTTGTCTCCCATGAAGAAGTAAAAGCCCTTTGGGACCTCAACTTCGATGCCATCAGGTGTTACCCTGATGTATTTACTCAAATCAACATTCTTGTAGATTTCCGAGAATGTGCGGTCGAACGGTACACCCAAAGGTACAGGGTACATCCCTCCAACGACTGAAAACACAAGGTTCGCAGCGTAAACATCTTTCTGTGCGAGTTTCTGCAGATACTGTCGATACGCCGTTTGGTTGTTTCTCAATCTACTCGCCTCAACGAACCAATTCAAAAGTTCAGGATATTTGAATATGCCCTCAGGTGCATAAACGATATCCTTCAACTTTTCGTTCAACTTGCCGTTCACATAGAGATGATACTTGCCATCATCTGCGAGTTTTATTTGTAGCACATCGCCTTCCTTACCGACCAATCGTTTGACGTACTTCACCCTGCCTCTGAACCTGCTGGGAGCGAACAGATCCATGAACTTATCGAAAGGTCTGAGCATCGTGAGAGCGCGCTCGTCTATGAACGGAGCCCAGAATACAACGATGTCTCCGATCTGTGGTTCTTTGACGGTATAAGTTATCTTCTCAATGAACAAGCGATCACCAATGTTTATGGTGGGTATCATCGAACCTGTTGGAACAAGCATGGTTTCGAACACATAAAGTCTCACAATCGTTGCCGCGACGATTGCATAGGCCAAAGATTTCAACCAGTCCAATGCGTATTTCCTCAATTTGTCCCTGTCCATGAACGTCACTCTCTTTTTTCCTTCAACTTGATCTTCCCTCTCACATCACGCAAATAGTAAAGTTTTGCTCTCCTTGTCTCTGCTCTCTTGACCACTTCAACTTTCTCAACAACCGGTGAATGGTACGGGAAAGTTCTTTCAACTCCTATGCCTCCACTGGCAATCTTACGAACTGTGAACGTTTTGCTCAACCCAGAACCTCTGATTCTGATGACGATCCCTTCAAAAACTTGTGTTCTTTCCTTACCAGCCTCAACAACTTTAACATGAACTTTAACGGTGTCACCAGTTCTGAACTCAGGAAGTTTCCTGTATTCACTTTTCTCGATCAACCTCACGAAGTTGTCCATGCTCACGATTCATACCTCCTCTCCTATCAATCTGTCTATGATTATTGCGGCAGCCGCCCTCACTGAGAGATGATTGTAATCAGATCTCGCTCGGACAGGCTCCAAAACGTAGTCACACATGTCGAGCAACTCTTGTGGCATACCCCAGCTCGTTCCAAAAAGCACAAGCACAGGCCTATCAGTGGACCTTACGATCTCTCTTCCCTCTTCATAACTGATGCTGTTGTTCCTCTTCTTAGCAGAAGTGAAGAACATCAACGGTTTTTTATTTGTTTCTGCCTCGATTGTTTCGATGACGTCCTCGATGTAAGACTTCAATTCAACTAACTGTAGTGCCTCTGTTCGACTGATATTTTGTTCTTTTCCGATACCATCCACCCAGTACTTCAGCACCGCTTTGACCACTTCTTGCTGTGCCGGCAAGTTCGTCACAACGTAATACTTTTTGATCCCATAGCTCCTCGCAGTTCTGGCTATATCGTGTATGTCGAGGTTCGTCACCGCGCTGGAGATTATCTTACCATCTTTTCCCAGAACCGGATAATGGATCAGGGCTATCCTGACGTCGCTCAACATACCTCACCAACTCCTGTAAGAGCCAAACCAAAGCTTTCTTTTCCTGTGTTGAAAATTCCCTTGAGAGAAACAGATCAGGTCTTCTCAAAGCTGTCAGCTTCAAACTTTCAGCCGTTCTCCACAGTTCCACCATTTCATGATCTCCACTAAGCAGAACGTCAGGTACTCGCATGCCTCTATACTCAGCAGGTCTGGTGTAATGTGGATGATCCAACAAGTCGTTGTAAAAGGAATCTCGTTTCACAGACTCTTCTTCAACTACTCCTGGGACAAACCTGCTCACTGCATCACAAATGACCATCGCTGCAAGTTCTCCCCCACTGAGCACGTAATCTCCTATCGAAATTTCCAGATCTACTAGATTCTTCACTCTTTCGTCAACACCCTCGTACCTTCCACACAATATCAAAAGATTTTTCTTTTTCGATAGCTCCATTGCAAGCTTGTTGTTCAACGTGACTCCTTGAGGTGATGTCAATACGGTATAGATTTCCCCAAACGTTCGCCCGCAATAATCATGCAATTCAAAAAAAGGTTCCGGTTTCATGACCATGCCAGGTCCACCACCGTAAGGATAATCGTCGACGATACGGTGTTTATCGTGTGTGAAATCACGAAGGTTGAGTATTTGAATGTCTAATTTTCCTTTTTCTATGGCTTGTGCTATTACTCCATATTCTTTGACAACCTTCACAAAATCTGGAAAGATCGTCGCTACGATTATCCTCATTACATCCACTCCGAAAGTTTCACCACGAGCTTTCTTTCCGGTTCGAAGCTCACCACGTATTCCTTCACCATTGGAATGAGAATCTCTCCATCTTTCGTCTTCACAACAACAACGTCGTTTGAACCGGTTTCTATAATGTCGATCACTCTGCCGAGTTTCTCACCTGCTTCGCTGTACACATCAACGTTCAAAAGCTGGTAGAAGTAATACTCGTCGGATGAAAGCTTCGGTAGCTCCTCCGTCTTGAGTAAAAGTTGCATACCAATGATTTTTTTAGCTTTCTCCAGACTGTCTATACCAGCGATTTTTAACAAATAATTCTTGCCAATCTTCTTGACTTTTTGAACGTTGACTCTGTAAATGCCGTTGCGTGTCTCGTCCTTTACGAAGACTTCTTTCAAATTGAGAAAGATCTCTTCCACATTGGTCATTGGAACAACCTTCACGTTTCCAAATAAACCATGTGTTTTTGTGATCTTTCCGATCACAATATATTCATTCACCTTACCACCCTCAAGGTGAAATCTTCGGTGTCGAACAGTGCAGACATGAGAACTTTCAGTGACTTGATCGTCCTGCCGTCCTTTCCTATGACTTGGCCTACGTCTTCCTCGTTCACAACGATCTCAAACACTTTGCCTGTGGCTTCGTTGAATTCGACGATTATGACTTCTTCAGGATGTTTAACTATACCTTTCACTATGTGCTCAAGAACTTGTTTCATTTGTTGCCTCTCTCTTGCCATACTTGATCTCGTGCACCTTCTTCAGCACGCCCGCTCTACTGAGTATATCCCTCACCGTGTCACTCGGTTGCGCACCTTTCAGGATCCACTCGACGGCTCTCTCAACATTTACCTTTATATCCGCCGGTGCGCGGAGTGGGTTGTAATAACCCAGCGACTCGATGTAAGCACCATCTCTTTTTTTTCTCGAATCAACGACCACTATCCTGTAGAATGGCATGTTCCGCTTTCCAAGCCTCGTTAATCTGATCCTTACCACGCGAACACCTCCTCAAAGCCCAAAAGGCAATTTCAACTTTCCGTGCTTCAATTTTTGCACGAGTTCTCTCATCTGCTCATAAGATTTCAAAAGTTTGTTGATGTCTTGTACAGTTGTGCCACTACCTTTTGCAATCCTAAGTTTTCTGCTCGCATTCAAGATCCTCGGATTTCTTCTTTCCTCTGGCGTCATGGAATTGATGATTGCTTCGATCTTCTTGAGTTCCTTCTCACTCGCTTCTACATCGATCTTGGGGGCACCAGGTAGCATCTCCACTATTGAAGCGAGTGGCCCAAGTTTTTTAAGTTCTCTGAGTTGC contains:
- the rpsF gene encoding 30S ribosomal protein S6, translated to MRIYETMFIIDPRLSEQERETFVEKVKNVINERVAGKIREMNRWGLRKLAYPITHQTEGDYTVIIFSAEPSNVNKLEEFYRVTPQIIRWQTFRREDLEKKEKKELQPSSAEQKE
- a CDS encoding single-stranded DNA-binding protein, with the protein product MPYYNKVILVGRLTRDPETRMTTTGSAVTSFVLAVDRPTRSSDSQRVTDFIRIVAFNKLADFARLYLKKGQLVLIEGELRINKWQSRDGTNMTTPEIWARDIRFMEKKSVTPEEVVEEGIERTIEEPIVNPDEMFGLEDQTDSEDDDKPPF
- the rpsR gene encoding 30S ribosomal protein S18; translated protein: MEQQKRRRKKKVKRCKLCEMGVEYVDYKDIRLLSEFLNEKAKIIPKRVNGNCAKHQRMVKVAIKRARHMALLPYIKM
- the arcC gene encoding carbamate kinase — translated: MKKLAVVAIGGNAVNRPGEKPTAENMFSAIEEAMSYLVEMLDEYDIVITHGNGPQVGNILIQQEMAKDLIPPFPIDVNDAQTQGSLGYMIVQSLRNQLEKKQIKREVAAIITQIIVDRNDEAFKKPSKPIGPFYTEEEARKLMNEKGWIMKEDAGRGWRRVVPSPKPLDIVEKEIIKMLLRNDVIVVAAGGGGIPVIRDNGSLKGVEAVIDKDRASALLAIEIDAQELIILTGVEKVALNYGKPNQVLLDTLTVQEAEKYLKEGHFPAGSMGPKIEAAIDFVTATKRTCLITDMKKLKEALIGLTGTKVVYG
- a CDS encoding TRAP transporter substrate-binding protein, which encodes MRKFFALALVLVIVTGLFGFQIVLKATTPFQEGHILAEAMKRFKEKIEAATNGTILVELQIGKVSEEEANNQCSKGIVDMQFTGGRPVEVFAPQYFFVNAPFVIRDYEHFLRVWNGPIGEKAKALIAEKGNMVCLGTVYRGYRQMTANKPIRGPEDIKGLKLRLPVVPTWVKIWEAIGATAVPVPLTELYQALKEGRAEASEGDVTQISSFKLYEVQSYLIITNHQCGVGWITMNKAAYDRLTAEEKKLVHQIMDEVCTWATEKLKASEGDIIKFLQEKGMKLIQLDETALKSIRDLAAPAVEELFKTTWPVTTWAEVLKQ
- a CDS encoding Gfo/Idh/MocA family oxidoreductase yields the protein MKKVRIGIVGAGFIAKIHMAAFRENHQIVDVVGVCSGHRENAERFAREYGIPRVFDNFEQLCASSEIDVVDVCTPTNLHDAVIICAADNHKHIICEKPLTGYFGEDKPGVEDVGLLSKAHMFEKVKEKISLLEEKINKSGSKFMYAENWVYAPAVEKMKRMMKVSDMVVFELRAECSHSGSQAAYSRRWKTSGGGSLMRLGSHPIATVIHLKHYEGFMRDGKPIKPVAVLASVGNVTKMKTLQGKPCYVVSSWHDVEDWSVVVLEFEDGSRSVVFSTDVSLGGVKNRIELFGSKGMIIANITPNNSMVAFAPNENVWGDEYISEKLETKAGYTFPSPDEFWTRGYPQEMKDFACAVLEGKDVLSGFQLAKETMLVMYAAYVSAELGKKIFIE
- a CDS encoding aminopeptidase P family N-terminal domain-containing protein; the encoded protein is MTRLEEVKIKLERVRKFMDGKGLSGMLIKKQPNFSWITAGGLNMVGIATEMGVTSVLVTKDNCYLIANKIEAPRMKDEEIDGLGFEVVSHEWYENRELEIVKKIAGEKVGCDSPIPGLIHVEGEFNELRYELTESEIERYLYLGEKLSRALESVLLFTKPGDVEAEIAGRISAELWKYRIDPTGFMVAADDRARLYRHPIPTMKKVERLVMVSVNARYKGLITTVTRMVHFGEPPKQLMKQYEENVEIECIMISRTKIGEKMNLPVLAAIEEYKKRGYHDEWKLHHQGGPMGYYARDIRVTPDCQQIVRKNQAFCWNPTISGTKSEDGFIVTESGLLMITKPFVFPRLELKVNGVHFIRPGMLIL